In the Desulfovibrio legallii genome, ATTGCGCGGGAACAGGGCGCGGAACTCGCCGTAAAGCTGCGCGGCCAGGGTCTTGTTGGGGGCCAGCACCAGGGCCGGACGGTTGCAGCGGGCAATGACGTTGGCCATGGTAAAGGTCTTGCCGGAGCCCGTGACGCCCAGCAGCACCTGCGCGGGCACGCCGGCTTCCAGGTTGGCGGTCAGGGCGTCAATGGCCGTGGGCTGGTCGCCTGTGGGGGTATAGGCCGTTTCCAGGCTGAACGGCGGAGAGGAAAGTGTGTCCATGACGTGTATTCTGCCTGTTGCAGGCTTGTTTGACGGCGAAAACCGTGGGCTGCGCGCCACTGCGGCGACTGCGGACGCCTGTGGCCTGGGCGCGCATACGGGCTTGTCCGCGGCTGCGGCACGACGGCGTCCTGATTATCGCTGCGCAAGTGCATTGTACAAAGAGCAGCCGCTCCAAACCACCGGGCCGCGCGTCGGCGCGGACAATCAGCGCGACACGGGGCCGCCCTGTTCCGGCGATTCGGGCAGCCAGACGCCGGCTGCGGCGTCAAAGACATAGGACGTACGCCAGGGCGCCCAGGGCATTGCGGCGGTGTCGGGCGCTGCTGCGGACAGGGCCGAAAACGGAGGGGCCGCCTCTCGGCGCTCTCCCAGAGCTTCCCGCAGCCGGGCCACAAACCTGCGGCGCGGCAGCAGCACGCCGCCCATGCCCATAATATGGGGCGTTTCCTGCTGACAGTCCAGCAGTATGGCCCCGCGCTGCCGCAAAAGAGCCACCAGACCGGCCAGGGCTGCGCGCGAGGCTTCGGCTTCGGTGTGGAACATGGATTCGCCAAAAAAAGCCCGGCCCAGAGCCACGCCGTAAAGGCCGCCCGCCAGCGCGCCGTCCCGCCAGGCTTCAACGGAGTGGGCATAGCCCAGGGCGTGCAGGCGCTCATAGGCCGCAATCATCTCCGGGATGA is a window encoding:
- the aat gene encoding leucyl/phenylalanyl-tRNA--protein transferase; the protein is MRYGAVAALAAQFPPLETAHPDGFLCLGGDLRPERLLAAYSRGIFPWYEEGLPVLWWSPDPRCVLPLEAFHLPRRSARTLRRRPFALTLDRAFGRVIRSCAAPRAAAPGTWIIPEMIAAYERLHALGYAHSVEAWRDGALAGGLYGVALGRAFFGESMFHTEAEASRAALAGLVALLRQRGAILLDCQQETPHIMGMGGVLLPRRRFVARLREALGERREAAPPFSALSAAAPDTAAMPWAPWRTSYVFDAAAGVWLPESPEQGGPVSR